A genomic stretch from Cloacibacterium caeni includes:
- a CDS encoding ABC transporter permease, with protein MKQLFPFIQKEFYHLLRDRRTLLILLAMPIIQVLLFGFALSTEIKNTKVAVFDQDKSNISAQLVSKIHENQYFDIEKNLTSNKDFENAYKDGKTKLLLVIPSDFSENLTQGKKAKLQILVDGTDVNLGNQIANYFQNIVLDFYQSQQKETLQTFSVSPEIRMLYNPQLKGAPNFVPGVIALVLLIVCVMMTAIAIVKEKETGTMEILLVSPMKPQFIIISKAIPYFILAMGILGIILLLSYFLLDLPIKGSIILLFFVSTIFIITNLLIGILISIFSKTQQQAMLFSLMGTMLPTLMLSGFMFPIENMPIPLQVMSNIIPAKWYYIMIKNIMIKGTGLAVIWKSLLILTGMMMVLFTIAVKKFKIRLE; from the coding sequence ATGAAACAGTTATTTCCTTTTATCCAAAAAGAATTTTATCACCTTCTGCGTGATAGAAGAACTTTACTCATACTTCTCGCAATGCCAATTATACAAGTATTGCTGTTCGGTTTTGCGCTTTCTACGGAGATTAAAAACACCAAAGTAGCTGTTTTTGACCAAGATAAAAGTAACATTTCAGCACAATTGGTTTCTAAAATTCATGAAAATCAATATTTTGACATTGAAAAAAATCTGACTTCTAACAAAGACTTTGAAAACGCTTATAAAGACGGAAAAACAAAGCTACTTCTAGTTATTCCTTCTGATTTCTCAGAAAATTTAACGCAAGGAAAAAAAGCAAAATTGCAGATTTTAGTTGACGGAACAGATGTAAACCTAGGAAACCAAATCGCGAATTATTTTCAAAATATCGTCCTAGATTTTTATCAAAGTCAACAAAAAGAAACGCTGCAAACGTTCTCGGTTTCTCCAGAAATTAGAATGCTCTATAATCCTCAATTGAAAGGAGCGCCTAATTTCGTTCCCGGAGTTATAGCACTCGTTTTATTGATTGTTTGCGTGATGATGACTGCAATTGCCATCGTAAAAGAAAAAGAAACAGGAACGATGGAAATTCTATTGGTTTCGCCTATGAAACCTCAATTTATCATTATTTCTAAAGCAATTCCTTACTTTATTTTAGCGATGGGAATTCTTGGAATAATTCTACTTTTAAGTTATTTTTTACTGGATTTACCCATAAAAGGAAGCATCATTTTGCTGTTTTTTGTGAGCACTATTTTCATCATCACCAATTTACTTATCGGGATTTTAATTTCTATTTTTTCAAAAACTCAACAACAAGCTATGCTTTTTTCGTTGATGGGAACTATGCTTCCCACACTCATGTTGAGCGGATTTATGTTTCCTATCGAAAATATGCCCATTCCATTACAAGTGATGTCTAATATTATCCCTGCAAAATGGTATTATATCATGATTAAAAATATTATGATCAAAGGAACAGGACTCGCCGTAATCTGGAAATCCCTTTTAATTTTAACAGGAATGATGATGGTTCTTTTCACGATTGCTGTGAAAAAATTTAAAATAAGGTTAGAATGA
- a CDS encoding ABC transporter permease has protein sequence MKQLLFLLRKEFRQIFRNKSILAIIFVAPMMQLIILPLAASYEIKNINLSVVDHDHSSFSRELIQKITASNYFKLQYYGEDYQKAFETIESEKSDIILEIPPKFEQNLVRENQQKVLVAINAINGTKAGLGGSYLAQIIQDYNQNIQTKLSPQLVEFQKNAGLEVNATLWFNRFYNYRLALVPGILAFLVTLVGGMLSALNIVSEKEIGTIEQINVSPIKKSTFILGKLIPFWILANVAFTMGLLVSRFVYGIEIYGSLPLLYFFVGVYLLAILGFGLLISTYSETQQQAMFTIFFFMMIFIMMSGLYTPIESMPEWSQKLTLLNPLTYLIEVIRLIMLKNSGFKDLIPQFISILGMAVFFNSWAVWNYRKTS, from the coding sequence ATGAAACAGCTACTCTTCTTACTTCGTAAAGAATTCCGACAAATCTTTCGGAATAAATCTATATTGGCCATTATTTTCGTTGCACCCATGATGCAGCTCATCATCTTGCCTTTAGCTGCAAGTTATGAGATTAAAAACATCAATCTATCTGTGGTAGACCATGACCACTCAAGTTTTTCAAGGGAATTAATTCAAAAAATTACCGCAAGTAACTATTTCAAATTGCAATATTACGGTGAAGACTACCAAAAGGCTTTTGAAACCATAGAAAGCGAAAAATCAGATATTATTCTAGAAATTCCACCAAAATTTGAACAAAATTTGGTGAGGGAAAATCAACAAAAAGTATTGGTTGCAATAAATGCAATAAACGGTACTAAAGCAGGATTGGGAGGAAGCTATCTAGCACAAATTATACAAGACTACAACCAAAATATCCAAACAAAACTCTCACCACAGTTGGTAGAATTTCAAAAAAATGCAGGTCTAGAAGTAAATGCTACCCTTTGGTTCAATAGATTTTACAACTACAGATTGGCTCTTGTTCCCGGTATTTTGGCATTTCTTGTGACGCTAGTTGGCGGAATGCTTTCTGCGCTAAACATTGTCTCTGAGAAAGAAATTGGCACCATTGAACAAATTAATGTTTCACCCATCAAAAAATCTACTTTCATCCTCGGGAAACTTATTCCGTTTTGGATTTTGGCAAATGTAGCTTTTACCATGGGACTTTTGGTTTCTAGATTTGTCTATGGAATAGAAATTTATGGGAGTTTACCACTGCTTTATTTCTTTGTAGGAGTTTATCTTTTAGCCATTTTAGGATTCGGCTTATTGATTTCCACCTATAGTGAAACGCAACAACAGGCGATGTTTACCATATTTTTCTTCATGATGATTTTTATAATGATGAGCGGTTTATACACCCCCATTGAAAGCATGCCAGAATGGTCTCAAAAACTGACGCTTCTTAATCCGCTTACGTATTTAATAGAAGTGATACGATTAATTATGCTCAAAAATTCTGGATTCAAAGATTTAATTCCTCAGTTTATCTCCATTTTAGGAATGGCAGTTTTCTTTAACTCTTGGGCAGTTTGGAATTACAGAAAGACTTCTTAA
- a CDS encoding CocE/NonD family hydrolase, with the protein MKKILALLAIFCIVWLSAQNTFVKDYYTKKEVYITMRDGVKLFTSIYIPKDISAKNKYPFLMQRTCYSVAPYGEDQYKRSLGPNKFLQNDKYIFVYQDVRGRYMSEGTFTNMTPQVDHKTKKDVDESTDTYDTIDWLIKNIENNNGNVGQYGTSYPGFYAAVGALANHPALKASSPQAPISDFWFDDFHHNGAFMMGYFRTFPVFGVQKTKPENSAWYTEQSKKLGAKSEDGSLFFNEMGTLKEGIDKYYGRDNFFINEIVDHPNYDDFWKKRDLLPHLKNIKHAVMTVGGWFDAEDLRGPLHIYKTIEKNNPKAKNSIVMGPFSHGGWSYEMGKHFHNEVYFGDSIATFYQKNIETPFFNHHLKNTKSTIDLPEAYMFDTGKKEWKQFAEWPPKNAQKTAFYLRENGQFSSESPSSASFTEYFSDPNKPVPSSTNLKDFNGFTPRNYMSEDQRFAENRPDVASFTTEILAEDLTLAGEIKVKLKIATTGTDADFFVKLIDIYPADEKGMKEKPGVIYGNYHQMVRSEIMPARFRNSFEKPEALVPNQETEVIFNLQDVLHTFKKGHKIQIQVQSTAYPLFAVNPQKFLENPYKAEKSDYTKAFQKIFNNSVIEVEILK; encoded by the coding sequence ATGAAGAAAATACTTGCGCTTTTAGCAATTTTTTGTATTGTTTGGCTTTCTGCTCAAAACACTTTTGTAAAAGACTATTACACCAAAAAAGAAGTGTATATCACCATGAGAGATGGTGTAAAATTATTCACCTCCATCTACATTCCGAAAGATATTTCTGCTAAAAACAAATATCCTTTTTTAATGCAGAGAACATGCTATTCTGTAGCACCTTATGGTGAAGATCAGTATAAAAGAAGCCTTGGTCCGAATAAATTTTTACAAAACGATAAATATATTTTCGTCTATCAAGATGTACGTGGAAGATATATGAGCGAAGGTACTTTTACGAATATGACGCCTCAAGTAGATCATAAAACCAAGAAAGACGTAGACGAAAGTACCGATACTTATGACACGATTGATTGGCTCATCAAAAATATTGAAAACAATAACGGAAATGTAGGTCAATACGGAACTTCTTATCCAGGTTTTTACGCTGCAGTTGGCGCTTTAGCAAATCATCCCGCTTTGAAAGCTTCTTCTCCTCAAGCTCCAATTTCTGATTTTTGGTTTGACGATTTTCATCACAATGGTGCTTTTATGATGGGATATTTTAGAACTTTTCCTGTTTTTGGAGTACAAAAAACTAAGCCAGAAAATTCCGCTTGGTATACAGAACAAAGCAAAAAATTAGGCGCAAAATCTGAAGACGGCTCACTTTTCTTCAATGAAATGGGAACGTTAAAAGAAGGCATTGACAAATATTATGGAAGAGATAATTTTTTCATCAATGAAATTGTAGACCATCCTAATTATGATGATTTTTGGAAAAAAAGAGACCTTTTACCTCATCTCAAAAACATAAAACATGCGGTAATGACAGTTGGCGGTTGGTTTGATGCAGAAGATTTAAGAGGTCCGCTTCACATTTATAAAACCATCGAAAAAAATAATCCTAAAGCTAAAAACTCTATTGTAATGGGACCTTTTTCTCATGGTGGTTGGTCTTATGAAATGGGAAAACACTTTCATAATGAAGTATATTTCGGGGATAGTATTGCTACTTTTTACCAAAAAAATATAGAAACTCCATTCTTTAATCATCATTTAAAGAATACCAAATCTACAATAGATCTTCCTGAAGCCTATATGTTTGATACTGGGAAAAAAGAATGGAAACAATTTGCAGAATGGCCACCGAAAAATGCTCAAAAAACCGCTTTTTATTTAAGAGAAAACGGACAATTTAGCTCAGAATCTCCAAGTTCTGCTTCTTTCACAGAATATTTTTCTGACCCAAACAAACCAGTTCCGAGCAGTACCAATTTGAAAGACTTCAATGGTTTCACGCCTAGAAATTACATGAGCGAAGACCAAAGATTTGCAGAAAATAGACCAGATGTAGCTTCTTTTACCACAGAAATCCTTGCAGAAGACCTTACTTTGGCTGGAGAAATTAAAGTAAAATTAAAAATAGCGACTACAGGAACAGATGCAGATTTCTTTGTGAAACTGATTGATATTTATCCTGCAGACGAAAAAGGGATGAAAGAAAAACCTGGCGTTATCTACGGAAATTATCACCAAATGGTAAGAAGCGAAATCATGCCTGCAAGATTTAGAAATTCTTTTGAAAAACCAGAAGCATTGGTTCCTAATCAAGAAACAGAAGTAATTTTTAACCTTCAAGATGTATTGCACACTTTCAAAAAAGGTCACAAAATCCAAATTCAAGTGCAGAGTACGGCTTATCCATTATTTGCCGTAAATCCTCAGAAATTTTTAGAAAATCCTTACAAAGCAGAAAAATCTGATTATACTAAAGCTTTCCAAAAAATCTTTAACAACTCAGTAATTGAAGTGGAGATTTTAAAATAA
- a CDS encoding YidH family protein has translation MQPDKPKNLNDHLANERTFLAWLRTGIGVMAFGFVVVKFSLFLKQFSLIFGNQNIIHSKGYSAEIGILLVVFGLIISIFGYFRYKKTEKQINEDSFKNNSFLIGLSTIILIVFTLILIWYLITSVESYAK, from the coding sequence ATGCAACCCGATAAACCTAAAAACCTTAATGACCATCTTGCTAACGAAAGAACTTTTTTAGCATGGTTAAGAACGGGAATTGGAGTAATGGCGTTCGGTTTTGTAGTGGTAAAATTCTCTCTTTTTTTGAAACAATTTTCACTGATATTTGGAAACCAAAACATCATTCATAGCAAAGGTTATTCAGCAGAAATTGGGATTTTACTGGTCGTTTTTGGACTTATAATTTCAATTTTTGGATACTTCCGTTATAAAAAAACCGAAAAACAAATTAATGAAGATTCATTTAAAAACAATTCTTTTTTAATCGGGCTTTCAACCATTATTTTGATTGTTTTCACCTTGATTCTCATTTGGTATTTGATTACCAGCGTAGAATCTTATGCGAAATAA
- the mazG gene encoding nucleoside triphosphate pyrophosphohydrolase, with the protein MNSKEQKLEAFSKLLDIMDDLREKCPWDKKQDLQSLRHLTLEEVYELSDALLEENLTEIKKELGDVLLHLVFYAKIGSEKKSFDIADVINSLNEKLIFRHPHIYGNVEVKDEEEVKQNWEKLKLKEGNKSILAGVPKSLPPIIKAYRIQEKVKGIGFEFASAEDAWKKVDEELAEFHAETNPEKKEQELGDVFFSLINYARISGLNADSALERTNIKFIKRFQMLEKLALEKNLNLSEMSLEEMDILWEEAKKTV; encoded by the coding sequence ATGAATTCCAAAGAACAAAAACTAGAAGCTTTCTCTAAATTACTCGATATCATGGACGATTTGCGAGAAAAATGTCCTTGGGATAAAAAGCAAGATTTGCAATCTTTGAGACATTTGACACTAGAAGAAGTCTACGAACTTTCTGATGCTTTGCTCGAAGAAAATCTTACAGAAATTAAGAAAGAATTGGGCGATGTTTTATTGCATTTGGTTTTTTATGCTAAAATTGGTTCAGAAAAGAAGAGTTTTGATATTGCAGATGTGATTAATTCACTTAACGAGAAACTCATTTTCCGTCATCCTCACATTTATGGAAACGTAGAAGTGAAAGATGAAGAAGAAGTGAAGCAAAATTGGGAAAAACTGAAGCTAAAAGAAGGAAACAAGTCTATTTTAGCAGGAGTTCCGAAAAGTTTGCCACCGATTATTAAAGCATACAGAATTCAAGAAAAAGTAAAAGGAATAGGTTTTGAATTTGCTTCTGCCGAAGATGCTTGGAAAAAAGTAGATGAAGAACTAGCCGAATTTCATGCCGAAACCAATCCCGAAAAAAAGGAACAAGAATTAGGAGATGTTTTCTTTTCGCTGATTAATTATGCTAGAATTTCTGGGCTTAATGCAGACTCTGCTCTAGAACGCACCAATATTAAGTTTATCAAACGTTTCCAAATGCTAGAAAAATTAGCTTTAGAAAAGAATCTTAACCTTTCAGAAATGTCTTTAGAAGAAATGGATATTCTTTGGGAAGAAGCCAAGAAAACGGTTTAA
- a CDS encoding DUF5606 family protein, giving the protein MQLEKIISISGKPGLFTLVTQLRSGFIVEDISTGKKASISNTSQVSLLDNIAIYTFDQEVPLFEVMKNIAEKFDYKEAINHKSSDNELKSFMSSVLPNYDVDRVYGSDIKKLVQWYNLLQKAGYIKPEAFVKAEEPAVEDAEIVEEKSVEKKAATKKVAPKAEKPAAPKAKASSSAKTTVKSTQRKQG; this is encoded by the coding sequence ATGCAGTTAGAAAAAATAATTTCGATTTCTGGGAAACCAGGTTTGTTTACCCTAGTAACGCAATTAAGATCAGGTTTTATCGTAGAAGATATTTCTACAGGAAAAAAAGCAAGCATTTCTAATACTTCTCAAGTAAGTTTATTAGACAATATTGCAATTTATACTTTTGACCAAGAAGTTCCACTTTTTGAAGTAATGAAAAACATTGCTGAAAAATTTGACTATAAAGAAGCCATTAATCACAAATCTTCTGATAATGAATTAAAATCTTTCATGTCTTCAGTTTTACCAAACTATGACGTAGATAGAGTTTATGGTTCAGATATCAAGAAATTAGTACAATGGTATAACTTATTGCAAAAAGCAGGATATATTAAGCCAGAAGCTTTTGTAAAAGCAGAAGAACCAGCAGTAGAAGACGCTGAAATAGTAGAAGAAAAATCTGTAGAAAAGAAAGCAGCGACTAAAAAAGTGGCTCCAAAAGCAGAAAAACCAGCTGCGCCAAAAGCGAAAGCATCTTCATCTGCTAAAACTACCGTAAAATCTACGCAAAGAAAACAAGGATAA
- the def gene encoding peptide deformylase: MILPIRAYGDTVLRKKAHDISPDYPELKELIDNMFETMNAAHGIGLAAPQIGLDIRLFIVDVTPLADDEDYEDIADELKDFKKVFINARILEESGNEWKFNEGCLSIPDVREDVSRKETILIEYFDENFVKHTETFSDIRARVIQHEYDHIEGVLFTDKLSPLKKKIIKGKLTKITSGDIHVGYKMRFPK; encoded by the coding sequence ATGATTTTACCAATCAGAGCATACGGAGACACAGTTTTAAGAAAAAAAGCCCATGATATTTCGCCAGATTATCCTGAGCTTAAAGAACTTATAGACAATATGTTCGAAACCATGAATGCAGCACATGGAATAGGTCTTGCTGCGCCTCAAATTGGCTTAGATATTCGTCTTTTCATCGTAGATGTAACCCCATTAGCAGATGATGAAGATTATGAAGATATTGCAGATGAATTGAAAGATTTCAAAAAAGTATTCATCAACGCTAGAATTCTAGAAGAAAGCGGTAATGAATGGAAATTTAATGAAGGTTGTCTTTCGATTCCAGATGTGAGAGAAGATGTAAGCAGAAAAGAAACGATTTTGATAGAATATTTTGACGAAAATTTCGTTAAACATACCGAAACTTTTTCAGACATTAGAGCCAGAGTAATTCAGCATGAGTATGACCATATTGAAGGCGTACTTTTTACGGATAAACTCAGTCCTCTAAAGAAAAAAATCATCAAAGGAAAATTAACTAAAATTACTTCAGGAGATATTCATGTAGGATATAAAATGAGATTTCCGAAATAA
- the ruvX gene encoding Holliday junction resolvase RuvX, with amino-acid sequence MSQVVAIDYGKVRCGIAATDDMQLIASALTTVETKNIFSFLEKYFSENKVETLVIGLPTDLKGNLSEIETDILKFIEKVKELFPEVEIHRFDERFTSKMASFFISQSGKNKKQRQEKALIDKVSATIILQNFLEQKQR; translated from the coding sequence ATGAGTCAAGTAGTTGCTATTGATTACGGAAAAGTGCGTTGCGGAATTGCAGCTACAGATGATATGCAGTTGATTGCTAGCGCATTAACTACTGTAGAAACCAAAAATATATTTTCTTTTTTAGAAAAATATTTTTCAGAAAATAAAGTTGAAACGCTGGTAATAGGTTTACCTACTGATTTGAAGGGAAATTTATCAGAAATAGAGACGGATATTTTAAAATTTATAGAAAAAGTGAAAGAACTTTTTCCCGAAGTAGAAATTCATCGGTTTGATGAACGTTTTACCTCAAAAATGGCTTCGTTTTTTATCTCACAAAGTGGGAAAAATAAAAAACAGAGACAAGAAAAAGCGCTCATCGATAAAGTGAGTGCTACCATAATTTTACAGAATTTTTTAGAACAAAAACAAAGATGA
- a CDS encoding SixA phosphatase family protein → MKTLLLVRHAKSDWPTNIDDFDRPLNERGHKDAPKMAKFLNEISVTIDAFVTSPAKRALTTCRYFAEVFENKNIQKIEELYNASPTEFLEVIEHLNDSLDHVAIFSHNNGITYFANSLTNENIEHMPTCSVVAFKISAESWKDFKNAEKNFLFFHTPKEI, encoded by the coding sequence ATGAAAACACTTCTTTTAGTAAGACATGCCAAAAGTGATTGGCCAACGAACATAGATGATTTTGACCGACCACTGAATGAGCGCGGACACAAAGATGCCCCTAAAATGGCGAAATTCCTCAATGAAATTTCTGTAACCATAGATGCATTTGTGACCAGTCCTGCAAAAAGAGCATTGACTACTTGCAGATATTTCGCCGAAGTGTTCGAGAATAAAAACATTCAAAAAATAGAAGAATTATACAATGCTTCGCCTACAGAATTTCTAGAAGTGATAGAACATCTTAACGATTCTTTAGATCATGTTGCCATTTTTTCTCACAATAACGGTATTACTTATTTTGCTAATTCTCTAACTAATGAAAATATAGAACACATGCCAACTTGTTCTGTGGTAGCTTTTAAAATTTCTGCCGAAAGTTGGAAAGATTTTAAAAACGCGGAGAAAAATTTCCTATTCTTCCACACACCAAAAGAAATATAA
- a CDS encoding Ppx/GppA phosphatase family protein has protein sequence MKIAAIDIGSNAARLLINEVKEPKKGKPEFVKLNLLRIPFRLGIDVFTTGEIGKERKEMVIKSMKVFSQLMEIYDVEHYRACATSAMRDAKNGKEIIDLVKKESGIEIEIISGDEEATLIYENHVAEGLDRNFGYLYIDVGGGSTELTYYENGKMKYEHSFNIGTIRLLNNLVTKENWEEMKTQIKTKIVSKKPMVAIGSGGNINKIFSMSKTKDGKPMSANMLKTFYKDLKELTVEERMLKHNLREDRADVIVPALEIFNKVLNWAEISQIFVPKISVADGLIHSIYDKVKK, from the coding sequence ATGAAAATTGCAGCAATAGACATCGGGAGTAATGCAGCAAGATTGCTCATCAATGAAGTAAAAGAACCTAAAAAAGGAAAGCCAGAATTCGTAAAACTCAATCTTTTGAGAATTCCTTTCAGATTGGGAATAGATGTTTTTACCACTGGCGAAATTGGCAAAGAAAGAAAGGAAATGGTCATTAAATCTATGAAAGTTTTCTCTCAATTGATGGAAATTTATGACGTAGAACATTACCGAGCTTGTGCTACCAGTGCAATGAGAGATGCTAAAAATGGTAAAGAAATTATAGATTTGGTCAAAAAGGAATCTGGTATAGAAATAGAAATTATTTCTGGTGATGAAGAAGCTACGCTTATCTACGAAAATCATGTAGCAGAAGGTCTTGATAGAAATTTTGGGTATTTATACATAGACGTAGGTGGTGGTTCTACTGAATTGACATACTACGAAAATGGTAAAATGAAATACGAACATTCTTTCAATATTGGTACGATTAGATTGCTCAATAATCTAGTCACCAAAGAAAATTGGGAAGAAATGAAAACCCAAATCAAAACCAAAATCGTGAGCAAAAAACCTATGGTTGCGATTGGTTCTGGCGGAAACATCAACAAAATTTTTAGCATGAGCAAAACCAAAGATGGAAAACCAATGTCTGCGAATATGCTCAAAACTTTTTATAAAGATTTAAAAGAACTTACCGTAGAAGAAAGAATGCTGAAACATAATTTGAGAGAAGACAGAGCAGATGTAATTGTTCCAGCGCTAGAGATTTTCAACAAAGTACTGAATTGGGCAGAAATTTCACAAATTTTCGTTCCAAAAATTTCTGTTGCAGATGGATTAATTCACAGTATTTATGATAAAGTGAAGAAGTAA
- a CDS encoding NifU family protein has product MNKDKLTHEEIVTKVMEALESIRPFLNNDGGDIELVDVIDNRVMVKLQGNCSGCPMSFSTMKLGVENTIKQFVPSIKEVVSVD; this is encoded by the coding sequence ATGAATAAAGATAAACTCACTCACGAAGAAATCGTAACCAAAGTAATGGAAGCTTTGGAAAGTATTCGTCCGTTTCTAAATAATGATGGTGGTGATATAGAATTGGTAGATGTTATTGACAATAGAGTAATGGTAAAACTGCAAGGAAACTGTTCTGGTTGTCCTATGAGTTTTTCTACCATGAAACTAGGTGTAGAAAATACCATCAAACAATTTGTACCAAGCATCAAAGAAGTGGTGAGTGTAGACTAA
- a CDS encoding Mrp/NBP35 family ATP-binding protein produces the protein MLTKTRVQEFLKEIEVDDLVQNFQVMGDDVYIDMIAHSPAMHEKKKLEAAMKQAFATEFGDQVVLKLKITSPEPSQVQQNQIKGKEIPGIQNIIAIASGKGGVGKSTVTANLAVTLQKMGFSVGVLDADIYGPSVPTMFDTEAEKPISVEVDGKNMMKPIENYGVKMLSIGYFSGANQAVVWRGPMASKALNQMIRDAAWGNLDFLLIDLPPGTGDIHLSIIQEVPVTGAVIVSTPQHVALADVKKGIAMFTMESINIPVLGLIENMAYFTPEELPENKYYIFGKQGAQFMAEDLGIPVLGEIPLIQSIREAGDVGRPVALQEGSKIAEIYKETAQKMIESLVERNKNLPPTEAVKITTMAGCSTKK, from the coding sequence ATGTTGACGAAAACTAGAGTTCAGGAGTTTCTGAAAGAAATAGAAGTTGATGATTTAGTACAAAACTTCCAAGTAATGGGTGATGATGTGTACATTGATATGATTGCACATTCCCCAGCAATGCACGAAAAGAAGAAGCTGGAAGCAGCGATGAAGCAGGCTTTTGCTACGGAATTTGGTGATCAAGTAGTGCTGAAACTCAAAATTACTTCGCCTGAACCTTCGCAAGTTCAACAAAACCAAATCAAAGGAAAAGAAATCCCAGGAATTCAAAATATTATCGCCATTGCTTCTGGTAAAGGTGGCGTAGGAAAATCTACGGTTACTGCAAACTTAGCCGTGACTTTACAAAAAATGGGATTCTCTGTAGGTGTTCTTGATGCAGATATTTACGGACCATCTGTTCCTACTATGTTTGATACCGAAGCAGAAAAACCAATTTCTGTAGAAGTAGATGGTAAAAATATGATGAAACCTATCGAAAATTATGGCGTGAAAATGCTTTCAATCGGATATTTCTCTGGAGCGAATCAAGCAGTAGTGTGGAGAGGACCTATGGCAAGTAAAGCTTTGAACCAAATGATTCGTGATGCAGCTTGGGGAAATCTAGATTTCTTATTGATTGACCTTCCTCCAGGAACAGGAGATATTCACCTTTCGATTATTCAAGAAGTTCCTGTAACGGGCGCTGTAATCGTTTCTACACCGCAACATGTAGCTTTAGCAGACGTGAAAAAAGGAATCGCTATGTTTACGATGGAAAGCATTAATATTCCAGTTTTAGGTTTAATAGAAAATATGGCGTATTTTACACCAGAAGAATTGCCAGAAAATAAATATTACATCTTCGGAAAACAAGGCGCTCAGTTTATGGCGGAAGATTTAGGAATTCCAGTTTTAGGTGAAATTCCTTTGATTCAAAGCATCAGAGAAGCGGGAGATGTTGGTAGGCCGGTAGCATTACAAGAAGGTTCTAAAATTGCAGAAATCTATAAAGAAACTGCACAAAAAATGATAGAAAGTTTAGTGGAAAGAAATAAAAATCTACCACCAACTGAAGCGGTGAAAATTACAACAATGGCAGGTTGCTCCACCAAAAAATAA